DNA sequence from the Cottoperca gobio chromosome 10, fCotGob3.1, whole genome shotgun sequence genome:
TGCTCTGTGTATCaatatcttaaaatgtattgttcaCATATAGATAACTTAATTCATGTTAATGTTAGCACTCTTATTTTGGAGTAAATATTTTATTGACAAGCTACCctgttaaataaaaagagaacCTCCCATTAAGGCCTAGGTAATGAGGTAACTTGTAATGACAACTGAGAATAGAGTCTTGTAGTCTTTCTGTTAATAAGAGTTATTGAATAATCTCACAGCTTGTGTGGTGCGAAGATGTGTTCCAATAAGCAGCTAAAATTTATTTAGGATTTGTGATTGATTGCTCCGTAGATGCCATTTATTGTTTACCAATGACTTTTGCTGTGGTGGGATAGTGGTTTACTGTTCTTACTCTCCCTGGCCTCTAGGGGTTCTTGCCTGAACACCAGACTACCCACCCGCCAACAGAGCCAGGGGCATGTGTTCTGTGTTAGGCAGATATTTTGCTTTGGTACTTGCACATTTACAGTTACCTCAttttttccatgtttgtattgggggtgggggggacaactaatatatattatatataggaAATGGTTCTTATTAATGTTATAATTTTTCATTCCATTGGAATCATATTGTTTGTAGCATTTAACATAACTAGTtagtgtattatatatacatcTGTATACTGTTTGAAATTTTTAagatttgtactttttttaaatgaaagttgCTAGTTATGCTTTACCAAGTAGTGcaatcatatttttttttaattgttgtggCTGATTTGAAAGGGTTGTTCACTAATAAATGTATGATGTATACCAATATCACATTTGTCTTATTTGACTTTAGTTATTAAAGGTTAAATCTCAAATGTTATTAGCTGTTatcagttttaaaaaataacactAATTCTTCAGTGAtgtgaaaaaatgtaatatataaactcatagtatagtatgacaTAAAAGAAGTCATAAAAAAATAGTATGTCACTAAAAAGTTAATACTATAGTATGTTTATAAAAAAGTCAAGAAATGTCAGTAAATACCATAAACATGTAAAAGATGTCAGATGTCATAGTATGTtataacatgtcagaaagaatatcatactatataataaaatggtatatgatttaaaaaataaagtaatagtaCAATGTCATGTCATAAAAACACGTCATACCATAGTATACTAGTTTTAATAGCCTACATGTCATGTCCTAGTGAAAATAATCAGATGCAGCATGACcacaagaaaatgtttttaatttatagtCGGAAAAATCATTAATTGTCATAGTATAGTgtcataaaaaaatacaatttaaaaagtcatagtatgcaATAAAAACTCATAAATGTCATAGTATTTTgtcacaaaaatatataattaaagaaGTCAAAGTATAGTATGCAATACGTGTTATAAGTGTCATAGtatgaaatttaaaaaatcattaaatgtcATGTGATTAAAAGTCAAATTATAGtaagaaatgtcattaaaattgtcatagtatagtatgtcacaacaaaaaaatatatataaaaaatcaatcaatgtcatagtatagtatgccataaaaagtcataatatagtaagaaataagtcataaaaaaaaaatatatatagtatgcaACAAAATTATAATAAGTCATAAGAAATGTCAATAAAAAGACAATCATTAAGTGTCATAGCACAGTATGTAAGAAAGTCAGAaaaattataatatagtatgtaGTCAAATAAGTCTTACAAAACGTCATAGTATGTATGCAATAAAAACAGTTCTAAAAAACTCATAGTAGGCCATaagtcatattatagtatgcaaataaatgtaatttaaaaaatcagtgtacaaaatatttatttaaaaagtcacagtatgtCATAACTAGAACTACCGACTCGCGGTTGTATACCTTCGGCAAGTTGCAATTTATATCCATGTCCGtctaaaatgtcatcacttcattttatcctgttagacatttgtgtgaaattgttatAATTAGTGTGTGAAtacttgagttatggccaaaaccGTGTTCTGTGAGGTCACACTGACCTTTTCttccaaatttgaagaaattcactccaggcgttcctgagatatcaagttcacgagaatgggacggTCAACGTGCAGTAGGCCTATGCCATAGAACAATCCGTAGTATAGGACGACATGTCATCATTTCAAAAAGTCTAGCCTAGTCTGCTATAAAACATGTAATACCATagtgagacatttaaaaaactcaTAGTATACTAGTTTCAATAGCCTACATGTCATCCTAGTGAAAATAATCCGTTCTAAAAAGTACCTAAAATAATCGACCAATCAAAATGACGTGACAAAGGGTGTTTTCTCACTCATCTAATCATAGCACAGTAAAGGCTGCTTATTTGATGCAGCATGACCACAAGAACATGTTGTACATTCTCAATAAAcccacatttttaaaatgtttttaatttatagttGGAAAATTACATCTTTACATGAGCCCATTTAGATGTTACAGGCAAATCAGGCATCTAAGAGTAACCACAGGCACACTATGGGCAGACTCGTACTAGACTAGATAAAGCCACATGGAAAAGCTGTGGCCTTtgttaaatattgtgtttttaaacttcATGAGCTTGAGGCAGTCTGCTTCCACATAGTAACCAACCTGCATTTGGTCATTTTATGACACGGTCAAAAAAACAAGTGTAAGGTAAATGTTGGGTTTTTAAATATCTAACTTATGTACACGTCACGGCTCATTTAAAAACAGGGTTCCCATATGCATTTATGTTCAAATCCACCAGCCTGCTCCCTGAAGCAGTACATTTGCTCTCCACACCACAGATTAAACCATCATAGCCACACCAACCCCAATTTAGACCAGTACTGAGCTTGACAACAACTGTGGAGGAAATGCACAAACTTAAGGGTAAAAAGGATGTTGCATTAGGACACATGGATCACACATCGAGTCTTTGACATAAAAATAGCCAAGCCATTCACACCACCATAGAAATCCAAACCTCTCCACGCTGCATCCTGTGTGTCAGTAGGTATTAATACAACCTGCCTTCCTCAGGTGCCCAGACATTAAGTAATTTGGGATATGGTTCTGGTTCGGCACAAAGCTATGTTACTGTTTCAGTAGATAATTAATCCTTTGCTGCAACAGTTACTGGTGAGGAAGGACAATAATTAACTGGTAGCTAATACAGACAATGGAAAACAAACTTTGTTGTCCCCACGGATACAAAGATGAGTTCAAGGAAGGACTTcaagaaatatttatttgttaaaattCAAGACTTTCCAGGCTATTGGGAACCCCGTACACACAACCAAACAAGGACTGGATGCAGGGTGGTTAAATTTTTCCAGGTTATGATTTTATCTCAACGATCCTTGTGAATAATGgccatttaacaaaataagtaaaaacaaaaaaaaaaaaaaaaggaggaggtgGGTGGGTATTGGaggaaaatgtgtttccattGTACAGGAGGTATGTCATAATTTAATCTTCCGTAAGGTCCTGAACAAAAAGGACCTCGGAGCGGCTGAGTCCCGCCTCTTTCAGTGTTGGAGGGTTGGGCTGCTCTTCAGTCGGAAGGCAGGGCAAGACTCGGCGCGGGAAGTTTGTAATTATCTGAAACTTCTCTGGGCTTTCTttcaaagagaagaggaagtcGTATATTACCTGTGAAAGAACAAACAGTCAATTTtagttcttagaaagaaagaaatctgccAAGAATCTGTGCATCTCTAGTAGATATGTAGAAGAAATGCTTTAGAGTGATGTTTAAATGTGAGACCATTCAAGTGAATTCATCGgcatgaaaaaatatattttgtccaCCCAAGTCTGCGTCAGACAAACCTCtggataaaataaatcagttacGGTTAACGGGGTGTGTACACAGGGTGGGGCTCACCGTCAGAGACTGCCCAAAGAGGAATCGTCGCTCTACTCGTGTATCATTGGGCAGTTTAAACACTATTTTGACACTTTCTGGATCATCTGCAGGCGGCTCTGGGGGAAGACATTCTGActtcctctccttttcctcctcgaGTGtctggagacaaaaacaaattgacaacatgaatgaaaaaataaataattgtatgcATGTTAAGAGACGACCGTGTTGTTTACATAATTCATCAGTTAGGGTGTCTATGTATAGATTGGCATGTacaacacaaatgtaatgaaagtAAGACTCACCCGTTGTCTCCGCTCCTCATCAAGAGCACTCTGTCggaccttctcctcctcttgcctcacctgctcctcctcctcccttttctttcGGTCCTTCTCCTGGTCGGCCCGGAGGGAGGCCAGATAGGCCTCATCCTGCTGCTGCCTTAGCACTTGGGTCtggctcctctcctccctgaaAAGGAAAATGCTCTGTACTTATAAACTGTGTATCTTTCTCGTATACTAGCAGTGTGCAGGGTTTCTGCCAGTGTTTTGGCGAGTTAGTTATTATGATTTTATTAAACTCCCAATCTGCCAGCACCACCCGCTATTAATCTCCGTGCAGCCCATGGTACCTTGGCGAGCGATAGAGAGTGTGCGGCCGGTCggtagagggagagaaagtgaaggagctagtgtgtgtgtgtgtcaagtcAGCAGCAACATAGCCGTTCCTGCTGATCAAAGTGAAGCGTCTCTGATTGGCAGCGACAGCAATGGCTCAAGCTTAAGTTGGACTCGACTTTTAAGGTTGACCAGCTATTCTCATGGGACAACCCGCTCCTTAGACTTTTTTGCAGCAGATAGTAACATGATCCCAACGTTGCCAGACTGTCACTGCTGCCGTTTgttcacaataaataaaaagaaaccgATCATCAGCACTAATGTTTTTCCTGCTGTACAGAACACGTGACTTCTGTGTACCGGTGTCATGACATGTTGCGGACTGCAACTGTGAACTGAATTGCGTGATCATTAACTCCACTCTGTCTTGAGCTTCAATCCTAATATCAAATCAATCACATGTAACTTCCAGTCTTCACCATTAGTAAATGGGGATGTAATGTCTCACGCCATGTAGTGTGACTATTGATTTCCAGTACCGTTCAAGGCGCTCAGACATCAGATGTGTTTGGTTGGCCTCCATGATGAAGGTGAGCTGATTGATGAGGTCCTCTGGCTGAATGAGACCCTCGAGCCGGCCAACCACAGTCATCTTGCGGTCCTTCAGCATTATCATGGCCAGGAATGGGTAGGTGTTCTCTCGCAATGCTTGGGACACTGAAACACACCCAAATATTACAGTCAAATCTCAACAGTGAGATGTAAATCCACACAaccttttcatttttatttattttaaacacaaacaaatgtttttcaagTTCCTTGTATCAGTGTGGTGACAGAAGTCTCAATGAAGAACTCAAGACCAGTGTTTTAGACtgaaagaataaatgttttgggaCCATTTAGGTGTTTAGTAGGTTGCATGTTATTGTATAATACATGCAGGTTTTTTAATCTTGACAACGTGTCAGTAAACATATATTTGAAATACTATCTGCTGGGGCCTGGGCCTCTTCTCGCAATCTTAAGAGTGTCCATTTCCACACATCTCCATTAGGTCTTACGGTTGTACTTGTGTTTTAACCGTTTGTGAATAAactgaaggaaagaaaaaggcaaCAACCTGGGACCATAAACTAAATAAAGGACAATCATCTTAGGTCAACCTTAAGGGGCCCTTTACCCACTTTCAAATTCTCCAGTTTACGTTTTTCTCACATCTTTCATACAGGGGATGTGCGAGTGATACCAGATATTTTTCTTGACCAGAGCAACccatatttacatattcatgAACAGCtgatacaaaaaatatataaataaaatacatttttcataccTCTGTAGCCCTCAGGCTTGCTGGTTGAACATGCCCAAAAGAGCATTCGTGTGTTGAGGAAGGTTACGACCTCTTCTGTACATAGTGTAGAGCTAGGAAGGGACAGATCAGTAGCACAAAACAAACCATGTATAAGTCAAAGGCGCTATGCAATTAAATCCTATTATTAGGGATGCACCAGCAGTGAAATCTTTAGGCAGATACCGATGTTACAACTTGGCCGATAGTCGATGCCAACGTCTTCTGTTGTTATTTAACCCCTTTCTGTGCCAGGGAAACAAATACATCTTCataaaaataaaggtttaaatagttttaaagtCATTCACCTTTGAGAATAagcacacattcattcatataCATTTATGAAACGACctttaataaaagtattttttcacataaaaaagcttttattataAGAAATAACTGATTCAAAAGCTTTTTTAACCTGCTTTACAACGACTGACTACTAATGATAGCCTACTGGCACCGGCTACTTTTTCGAGTGCGGCTTCTGCGCATTTCTGGAAAGAAACATGTCTTATTAAATACATGTCACTTATCTTTCTCCgacatatttatttgttattcttgtaaaaacaaactgcGTGCAGCGGCACCTGTTGCCCTCATATATCAGGCCAGAGTTGTGTCCAACTAGTGGCTTATCTCAGAGTCAGCAGCTGGGTATGACAGCTTTGTCCGAGTCAGTCCACAAATAACTGAAACATTGATGCGGATAAACAAATGTCATCAGCGAATGTCATCTTTTTTTCCAATAGGCCAATGACTGTCAACAAGGCAAATATCCGCTGATACCGATGTTCGACTGATAAATTGGTGAATCCCTAATTCTGATGGCTGACACTCAGGTGATGTAAGTAAGGACATATGTATCATACCGGCAAAACTGGTCAGTGTCTTGATGATCCTCCCCGTGAAGGTACACTAATAGGTAGCGGAGCTCCCGTTTGGCATCATTCAGtgcctgtgtgtttcagggtgaagaaaagaaacgcaacattttgtaatttcaCCTTGTCCACAAACTGAAATTCATTCAGAGCAGAAAAGATGTGCGTTTGCAATTGGACATTTGTTCTCTGAACTCACCTGGCTGTATGTTCCCTGGTAAAATACAGGGTGTGACTGACCATACTTCTCCTCAAAAGTATGAATGAAGGACACAACATCTCCGACAGGGTCTGTCACACGACCACGAGGATCTGGCCTGACGAACCGCAGGGCAAACCTTGAAGAAAAAGGATATTGTGGCCATCAATTACCTTCTTCTATCCAGCTGCTCCAAGTTTAAATCAAAGTGCCTCAATTACCTGAATATGTCCAGAAGTGTGTAATATGTAAATCTGAAAGGTAGCATTATCAAGTAGTAACTCCATCCTATTAATCCCTGAAAAGAACAAAGCAGTCTATTACACTCCAAACTGAAAAAGTCCAAGATAGATGGGCTTTtctatgttttgtgcctttaaaatgcaatttaaaaatgacaaaataacttagaagaaaaagaaaccacTTAGATTGAACATTCTTCAACTATTGTCTTAAaggtaacacacagtcacactagAATATGGCTCTCTGTTGAGCATGAGAAATAGTTTTATAGAAAATTGTAAGAGAAATCCAGTATATTCTTTTTGTTGTgaagatatttaaaaacacacaaagacattgtccaaaaacacaaacattaaaagacATGCAGACCCTACCTACCCTGGGTTGTGGCCTTGAGACGATGTAACTATATACTCTATGGTCTGCTGTATTGACCTGTAAAGGTCTGGATGGTGGAGGGTTAAACACACTGGGCACTCCTTCCTGCTC
Encoded proteins:
- the faf2 gene encoding FAS-associated factor 2, whose protein sequence is MAAPEEPELSQAQTEKLLQFQDLTGLESMDQCRRTLEQHNWNIEAAVQDRLNEQEGVPSVFNPPPSRPLQVNTADHRVYSYIVSRPQPRGLIGWSYYLIMLPFRFTYYTLLDIFRFALRFVRPDPRGRVTDPVGDVVSFIHTFEEKYGQSHPVFYQGTYSQALNDAKRELRYLLVYLHGEDHQDTDQFCRSTLCTEEVVTFLNTRMLFWACSTSKPEGYRVSQALRENTYPFLAMIMLKDRKMTVVGRLEGLIQPEDLINQLTFIMEANQTHLMSERLEREERSQTQVLRQQQDEAYLASLRADQEKDRKKREEEEQVRQEEEKVRQSALDEERRQRTLEEEKERKSECLPPEPPADDPESVKIVFKLPNDTRVERRFLFGQSLTVIYDFLFSLKESPEKFQIITNFPRRVLPCLPTEEQPNPPTLKEAGLSRSEVLFVQDLTED